Proteins from a single region of Dyadobacter fanqingshengii:
- a CDS encoding DUF5723 family protein, producing MKKTVFTFALLLGILSQAAYAQQIPGLELSNYGGLYRATRNPSVLGGPKHKWQINIGTLGGSINYRYFNFVGENSLLYPLLIPHSTKELYGRSRTTGSLLNDDPIYTVSEIRWPSAMIAIGKYQGLALQFRTRGFVQGKNLPDPIQTLYFHRLDTGSTPPTDQPWGNFNLVQQSFSDVSVSYGVQLLDLDAHKLRLGVTGKRVFGARIGYLNGSADRYSIRPLAGADETSELVIQNFAYESGYSNPNKKMRISNLFNSDQYGSGWGYDLGFSYELGAYWGKSKEVFDESPEYLVRLSGSLTDVGSIRYKTTRSKVSKGREAEAVIGQKELENVSDKGPEGFMTLFPSEGDTTFQRSVQLPQALHLEADIQLVKGFFLNLSQTKRYKPRSGEYLDLNQLDAFTITPRFEDEDSDFSFPISFIKGNNRPSIGAVGHFGPVFLGFSNVNGLLKKGGARGSMVYLGFTAWKLNRKKDAE from the coding sequence TTGAAAAAAACAGTTTTTACCTTCGCACTATTACTGGGCATTTTATCACAAGCCGCTTACGCTCAGCAGATTCCCGGGCTGGAACTAAGTAATTACGGAGGCCTCTACCGCGCCACACGAAATCCGTCGGTCCTCGGCGGCCCCAAACACAAATGGCAGATCAACATCGGAACATTGGGCGGAAGCATCAATTACAGATATTTCAATTTTGTCGGAGAAAACTCCCTGCTATATCCGTTGCTGATCCCACATTCGACCAAAGAACTATATGGCCGCTCCCGAACAACCGGCTCCCTGCTCAACGACGACCCCATTTATACAGTCAGTGAAATCCGCTGGCCTTCTGCCATGATCGCCATCGGCAAATATCAGGGCCTGGCATTGCAGTTCAGGACAAGGGGATTTGTACAAGGCAAAAACCTCCCCGACCCCATTCAAACATTATATTTTCACAGACTCGATACAGGCAGCACGCCACCGACCGATCAGCCTTGGGGTAATTTTAATCTGGTGCAGCAAAGCTTTTCGGACGTAAGTGTCTCCTATGGTGTGCAATTATTGGATCTTGACGCGCATAAATTACGACTTGGCGTGACAGGAAAACGCGTTTTTGGTGCCAGAATTGGATATTTGAATGGTTCAGCCGATCGGTACAGCATTCGTCCGCTGGCGGGCGCCGACGAAACCAGCGAGCTGGTCATTCAAAACTTTGCTTACGAAAGCGGTTACAGCAATCCGAACAAGAAAATGCGCATTTCGAATCTCTTTAATTCGGATCAATATGGCTCTGGCTGGGGTTATGACCTTGGCTTTTCTTACGAGCTCGGTGCTTATTGGGGTAAGTCAAAAGAAGTTTTCGACGAAAGCCCGGAATATTTGGTGCGACTTTCCGGATCACTAACCGACGTGGGCTCTATTCGTTACAAAACGACGCGCAGTAAAGTGAGCAAAGGTCGTGAGGCAGAAGCTGTTATTGGTCAAAAAGAGTTAGAGAACGTCAGCGACAAAGGTCCGGAAGGATTCATGACGTTATTCCCATCTGAGGGCGACACTACTTTTCAAAGAAGTGTGCAGCTGCCGCAAGCACTTCATCTGGAAGCGGATATACAGCTGGTAAAAGGTTTTTTCCTGAATTTATCTCAAACGAAACGCTATAAGCCCAGAAGCGGAGAATATCTGGATCTTAATCAGCTCGATGCATTCACCATTACACCGAGATTTGAAGATGAAGATTCTGACTTTTCCTTCCCGATTTCATTCATTAAGGGGAACAATCGTCCGTCTATTGGCGCGGTTGGGCATTTCGGGCCGGTTTTCTTGGGATTCAGTAATGTGAATGGTTTGCTGAAAAAAGGCGGGGCCAGAGGCAGCATGGTTTATTTAGGTTTTACTGCCTGGAAATTAAACAGGAAAAAAGATGCGGAATGA
- a CDS encoding RecQ family ATP-dependent DNA helicase, whose product MTDLHAVLKQYWGYDTFRPFQEDAIKAVLNGIDTLVLLPTGGGKSVCFQVPVLAMEGVCIVVTPLIALMKDQVEQLKRRSVSAAAIHSGMSKNEIDITLDNCIHGHTKFLYVSPERLRTDIMIARVKQMNVCLLAIDEAHCISAWGYDFRPAYLLISDFRKIIAGDVLANGKRPDVPVMALTATATEEVRADILEKLEMRNARVFKQSFARANLSYSAFSEENKERKLLQILKNVSGTAIVYVRTRKRTKELADWLNRQGVGAQSYHAGLPFRERSDRQTAWIKNQVRVVVATNAFGMGIDKPDVRAVIHFDLPDNLEAYYQEAGRAGRDEQKAYAVALFTKIDLEELSESVERKYPPMEVLKRVYQALANYYKLAVGGGEYASFDFDIQEFTGIFGLAVNETHYALKLLEEEGFLQLSESFNDASKIHFLVDNRQLYDFQIRYQEMDSFIKVILRMYGGELFTEYVRISESELGQIYFAPENEVVRKLKFMQEREIIDYEPRKNKPQLTLLTPRYDAALLPLNVFEIEKKKDRDIKKARAVAHYASHTRICRTLLLLEYFNEFDAEECGVCDICIQNKKNELVQNPDLETAVVTFLAQNGPATPNELGQAFEAFPEKDFLQTLQHLIKEETIRYDTIGKLSLTNKAQH is encoded by the coding sequence ATGACCGACCTTCACGCTGTCCTGAAGCAATATTGGGGTTACGACACCTTCCGCCCTTTTCAGGAGGATGCGATAAAAGCAGTTCTTAATGGTATTGATACGCTGGTTCTGCTCCCAACGGGTGGCGGCAAGTCGGTGTGCTTTCAGGTGCCTGTGCTGGCAATGGAAGGCGTTTGCATTGTGGTGACACCTTTGATCGCACTGATGAAAGACCAGGTTGAACAGCTCAAACGCAGGTCTGTTTCCGCAGCGGCGATCCATTCGGGCATGAGTAAGAATGAAATCGATATAACGCTCGACAATTGCATACACGGTCACACAAAATTTTTATACGTCTCTCCCGAAAGGTTACGGACAGACATTATGATCGCCCGGGTGAAGCAAATGAATGTTTGCCTCCTCGCCATCGACGAAGCACATTGTATTTCCGCCTGGGGTTATGATTTTCGGCCAGCTTATCTTTTGATTTCAGATTTCAGAAAAATAATTGCCGGTGATGTTCTGGCAAACGGAAAGCGTCCTGACGTTCCCGTAATGGCGCTAACTGCAACAGCAACCGAGGAAGTACGGGCTGATATTTTGGAAAAGCTGGAAATGCGCAACGCCCGGGTTTTTAAGCAATCTTTTGCAAGGGCAAACCTCTCCTATTCCGCCTTTTCAGAAGAAAATAAAGAGCGGAAGCTGCTGCAAATTTTGAAGAATGTTTCGGGAACGGCCATTGTATATGTGCGGACTAGGAAGCGCACGAAGGAACTGGCCGATTGGCTTAACAGACAAGGAGTCGGCGCACAAAGCTATCACGCTGGCTTGCCTTTTCGGGAACGAAGTGATCGTCAGACAGCCTGGATCAAAAATCAGGTCAGGGTTGTGGTTGCTACCAATGCTTTCGGAATGGGAATTGACAAGCCGGATGTGCGCGCTGTGATCCATTTCGATCTGCCTGATAACCTGGAAGCCTATTATCAGGAGGCTGGACGAGCGGGGCGCGATGAGCAAAAAGCATATGCCGTTGCGCTTTTTACCAAAATAGACCTCGAAGAACTTTCTGAAAGTGTGGAGCGAAAATATCCGCCGATGGAAGTCTTAAAAAGGGTTTACCAGGCGCTCGCCAATTACTACAAACTCGCCGTAGGCGGAGGCGAGTATGCCAGTTTTGATTTTGATATACAGGAATTTACGGGAATATTCGGACTTGCGGTTAATGAGACACATTACGCCTTGAAGTTGCTGGAAGAAGAGGGCTTTCTGCAACTGAGCGAGAGTTTTAATGATGCTTCCAAAATCCATTTTCTGGTCGATAATCGCCAATTATACGACTTTCAGATACGTTACCAGGAAATGGATTCGTTTATCAAGGTAATTCTGAGGATGTATGGCGGAGAACTGTTCACAGAATATGTGCGGATTTCGGAAAGTGAGCTTGGGCAGATTTATTTCGCACCGGAAAATGAAGTCGTTAGAAAACTGAAATTCATGCAGGAGCGTGAAATAATCGACTACGAACCCAGAAAAAATAAACCACAGCTCACATTACTAACACCCCGATACGATGCCGCATTGTTACCGCTTAATGTTTTTGAGATAGAGAAAAAAAAGGACAGAGATATCAAAAAGGCACGGGCTGTAGCGCATTATGCTTCCCACACCCGCATTTGCCGGACTTTGCTCTTACTCGAATATTTCAACGAATTTGATGCGGAAGAATGCGGAGTTTGTGACATTTGCATTCAAAATAAGAAGAATGAACTGGTTCAGAACCCGGATCTGGAAACGGCAGTGGTTACATTTTTAGCCCAAAACGGACCGGCAACGCCTAATGAACTGGGCCAGGCGTTTGAAGCATTTCCGGAAAAAGATTTTTTACAAACATTACAACATTTGATCAAAGAGGAAACGATCCGATATGATACAATCGGCAAGCTATCCTTGACTAACAAAGCTCAACATTGA
- a CDS encoding ArnT family glycosyltransferase produces MIPGNSTHERYLPWIFTISFILITFLPRSLDDTMFMDGLAYASIARNMALGIGSFWQPFFAKSFWLPYDNGPFFFGHPPLQFGMQSILFRVIGDSTAVENIYNFLVLVVSIILIVKFWQKLFEETPDLAKYTWLPVLCWYATVTVYYSIPNNFLDSTMSIFCLLSCYFQLRFLKSKSFGTPKKYIFPVLAGICIVLACLTKGPVGLYPLAFAMIYVVVYDHAMFGIGVKITALVFGTFAVTMGLILLYQPAFVFLKTYFNGQVVQALLQKREKAGEGLAGHFYLVKELLRNVYPHLAMLVGIYLISSSHNIKTALGKKTIRICQLTLLVAGSAIVPMLVSIKQYPHYLLPSLPFVAIFFAALFVEKVHALTLLNTKMAVAGFSIAVVCCWTFTIIKLRNMEHNEMAANAKEIKHYVARASTIGICQNLYHEADIHTYLQRYHFLSLTTKTENAKYVLADANCLPSFDLKKDKVVPLEDHYFLVIRNQKARDQHAVYH; encoded by the coding sequence ATGATTCCTGGTAACTCAACACATGAGCGATATCTTCCGTGGATATTTACTATCAGCTTCATCCTGATCACATTTCTTCCGAGGTCGCTTGACGACACCATGTTCATGGATGGGCTTGCTTACGCTTCCATTGCGCGGAATATGGCGCTGGGCATCGGCTCTTTCTGGCAACCATTTTTCGCAAAGTCGTTTTGGTTGCCTTATGACAATGGCCCGTTTTTCTTTGGTCATCCACCGCTTCAGTTTGGAATGCAATCCATTCTTTTCAGGGTAATAGGCGATTCCACTGCGGTAGAGAACATTTACAATTTTCTGGTGCTGGTTGTTTCCATCATTCTGATCGTGAAGTTTTGGCAGAAATTGTTTGAAGAGACACCTGATCTGGCAAAATACACGTGGTTACCCGTGCTGTGCTGGTATGCGACCGTTACGGTTTATTATAGTATTCCAAACAATTTTCTGGATAGCACAATGTCCATTTTTTGCCTTTTGTCGTGCTATTTTCAGCTCAGGTTCCTTAAAAGTAAATCGTTTGGCACACCTAAAAAGTACATTTTTCCTGTTCTCGCGGGAATCTGCATTGTGCTGGCTTGCCTGACGAAAGGCCCCGTAGGGTTATATCCGTTAGCATTTGCGATGATATATGTAGTGGTCTACGATCATGCAATGTTTGGGATTGGCGTTAAAATAACAGCGCTCGTTTTCGGAACGTTTGCCGTTACTATGGGCTTGATTTTGCTTTATCAGCCCGCTTTTGTCTTTTTGAAAACCTATTTTAACGGGCAGGTGGTGCAAGCTTTGTTACAAAAAAGAGAAAAGGCGGGCGAAGGATTGGCGGGACATTTTTATTTGGTAAAAGAATTGCTTCGCAATGTTTACCCGCATCTTGCCATGTTGGTAGGGATATATTTGATTAGCTCTTCTCACAACATTAAAACTGCCCTTGGCAAGAAAACCATAAGGATCTGTCAGCTCACGCTGCTTGTTGCCGGATCGGCAATTGTCCCAATGTTGGTGAGTATCAAGCAATATCCGCATTACCTATTGCCGTCTTTGCCGTTTGTAGCCATCTTTTTCGCCGCGCTTTTCGTCGAGAAAGTCCATGCTTTAACATTGCTTAATACAAAAATGGCAGTCGCAGGATTCTCCATTGCCGTCGTATGCTGCTGGACTTTTACCATTATAAAACTGCGGAATATGGAGCACAATGAAATGGCTGCCAATGCCAAAGAAATCAAGCATTATGTGGCCCGCGCGTCGACAATCGGGATTTGCCAGAATCTTTACCACGAGGCGGACATTCATACTTACTTGCAGCGTTATCATTTCTTGTCGCTGACTACAAAAACAGAGAATGCCAAATATGTGCTCGCCGACGCCAATTGTTTGCCTTCGTTTGATTTAAAAAAAGATAAAGTTGTGCCGCTGGAAGATCATTATTTTCTGGTGATCAGGAACCAAAAGGCTCGCGACCAGCATGCTGTGTATCATTGA
- the dacB gene encoding D-alanyl-D-alanine carboxypeptidase/D-alanyl-D-alanine endopeptidase, with protein MRTLIFFGSVLMLSGCSVSHYLKRELKNSTVLSQQHTGVSIQKLGEKKELAAYQSNKYYNPASNTKLFSYYAGLCALGDSIPGLEYLEWGELLIIRGTGDPSFLHPDLPKSKVFEFLKNRKEPIFFTAYNFENKRFGPGWAWGDYNDYYQPEVSPLPVYGNIARFSGNTSSGETAERFQVAPAYWNKAMVLDTAASGIEREEGQNLFHHSRLGVPQGLIQDVPVRMTDAITVQLLSDTLKKEIKLINIPLEIELKKVNSIPSDSLYKRMMQVSDNMLAEQLMLLYASANGLPLNTEKAIAHAIEHHMSDLPDKPVWKDGSGLSRYNLFTPRTITTLLQKIHQKVPQEKLFQILPAGGKSGTLNNLFKSNPPFIFAKTGSLSNNFCLSGYLITKEGKTLVFSFMNNNFTRPTGEIRKEVERILTGLHDKF; from the coding sequence ATGCGCACACTTATCTTCTTTGGCAGTGTTTTAATGCTTTCAGGTTGCTCGGTATCCCACTATTTAAAACGAGAATTAAAAAATTCCACAGTCCTCAGTCAGCAGCATACCGGTGTTTCTATCCAAAAACTGGGCGAGAAAAAAGAGCTGGCGGCTTACCAAAGCAACAAATATTACAATCCTGCATCCAACACCAAGTTATTCAGTTATTACGCCGGTTTATGTGCGCTCGGCGATTCTATTCCCGGTCTTGAATATTTGGAATGGGGTGAATTACTAATCATTCGCGGCACAGGTGACCCGTCATTTTTACATCCTGATTTACCAAAAAGCAAGGTTTTTGAATTTCTGAAAAACCGAAAAGAACCGATCTTCTTCACGGCCTATAATTTTGAAAACAAGCGCTTCGGTCCGGGTTGGGCGTGGGGCGATTACAATGATTATTATCAGCCCGAAGTTTCCCCATTGCCGGTTTACGGCAACATTGCCCGCTTTTCGGGAAACACGTCTTCGGGCGAAACTGCGGAACGGTTTCAGGTTGCGCCTGCTTACTGGAACAAAGCAATGGTTTTAGATACAGCGGCCTCAGGCATTGAACGGGAAGAGGGACAGAATTTATTCCATCATTCAAGATTGGGTGTGCCCCAAGGACTTATCCAGGACGTTCCGGTGCGTATGACCGACGCGATCACGGTTCAATTGCTGAGCGACACATTGAAAAAGGAGATTAAGCTGATCAACATCCCATTGGAAATTGAGCTGAAAAAAGTGAACAGCATTCCTTCTGATTCACTTTATAAAAGAATGATGCAAGTGAGCGATAACATGCTGGCGGAGCAACTCATGCTGCTATATGCCTCGGCAAACGGTCTGCCACTAAACACGGAAAAGGCCATAGCGCACGCCATTGAGCATCATATGAGTGATTTGCCGGATAAGCCGGTTTGGAAAGATGGCTCGGGGCTGAGCCGTTACAACCTTTTCACTCCCAGGACAATAACAACATTGCTTCAAAAAATCCATCAAAAAGTGCCTCAGGAAAAGTTATTCCAGATTCTGCCTGCCGGAGGGAAGTCGGGAACATTGAATAATCTGTTCAAAAGCAATCCGCCGTTTATTTTCGCGAAAACCGGGAGTTTGAGTAATAACTTCTGCCTGAGCGGCTACCTGATCACAAAAGAGGGCAAGACACTTGTTTTTAGTTTCATGAATAACAACTTTACCCGTCCTACCGGTGAAATCAGGAAGGAAGTGGAGCGAATTTTGACTGGATTACACGATAAATTTTGA